A genomic window from Helicobacter suis HS1 includes:
- a CDS encoding phosphatase PAP2 family protein, whose product MQVPYKGNGVAVWALWILSGVLFVLLGLETMYVKENHTLIQNLDVFFISLIRSHPSPTESHFWLSIVQASTWFAQSKLTISLAFLIALYWVFLKRYALGIWFFSTVLIGEIALKIFKNVMQRPRPSTNGVLAFAHGFSYPSGHALAASLFYGLLLFLVCLGHLNKSVKGILCCVLLLWILFMMYDRVYLGVHYPTDVLGGFFMGIAWVSCSMGFYLGFLKRH is encoded by the coding sequence ATGCAAGTTCCCTATAAGGGCAATGGCGTAGCGGTTTGGGCTTTGTGGATTTTAAGCGGCGTGCTGTTTGTTTTATTGGGCTTAGAAACTATGTATGTTAAAGAAAACCACACTTTGATACAAAATTTAGATGTTTTCTTTATCTCTTTAATTCGCTCCCACCCCTCCCCTACAGAAAGCCATTTTTGGCTATCCATTGTGCAAGCTAGTACTTGGTTTGCACAGTCTAAACTTACCATTTCTTTGGCTTTTTTAATCGCGCTTTATTGGGTGTTTTTAAAACGTTATGCTTTGGGGATTTGGTTTTTTAGTACCGTGTTAATTGGCGAAATTGCACTTAAGATTTTTAAAAATGTGATGCAAAGACCGCGCCCCTCTACTAATGGTGTTTTAGCCTTTGCGCATGGTTTTAGTTATCCTAGCGGGCATGCGCTGGCGGCTAGTTTATTTTATGGTTTGCTCTTATTTCTTGTGTGTTTGGGGCATTTGAATAAAAGTGTTAAGGGGATACTGTGTTGTGTGTTATTGCTATGGATTTTGTTTATGATGTATGATAGGGTTTATTTAGGCGTGCATTACCCCACTGATGTGTTAGGAGGCTTTTTTATGGGTATAGCGTGGGTGTCTTGCTCTATGGGATTTTATCTTGGATTTTTAAAACGGCACTAA